A window of Streptomyces sp. NBC_01224 genomic DNA:
ACACCGCCCGTCACGTCACGAAAGTCGGTAACACCCGAAGCCGGTGGCCCAACCCCTTGTGGGAGGGAGCTGTCGAAGGTGGGACTGGCGATTGGGACGAAGTCGTAACAAGGTAGCCGTACCGGAAGGTGCGGCTGGATCACCTCCTTTCTAAGGAGCACTTCTTACCGGGCTTGCTCGGTCAGAGGCCACTACGTCGGCAAATGTTCGGCGGTGGTTGCTCATGGGTGGAACGTTGACTATTCAGTACCTGGTGGTTCAACCGGGTCGTAAGTACTGCTCCTCGGAGCGTGGAAAACGAACCGGATGAATTTCGGGTACTGGGCGCGCTGTTGGGTGTCTGAAGGTATGGCCGCAAGGTTGCCTTCAGTTGCCGGTCCCAGTGAACTCGCCTTTCGGGGTGGGGTGATGGGTGGCTGGTCGTTGTTTGAGAACTGCACAGTGGACGCGAGCATCTGTGGCCAAGTTTTTAAGGGCGCACGGTGGATGCCTTGGCACCAGGAACCGATGAAGGACGTGGGAGGCCACGATAGGCCCCGGGGAGCTGTCAACCGAGCTTTGATCCGGGGGTGTCCGAATGGGGAAACCCGGCAGTCGTCATGGGCTGTCACCCGCTGCTGAACACATAGGCAGTGTGGAGGGAACGAGGGGAAGTGAAACATCTCAGTACCCTCAGGAAGAGAAAACAACCGTGATTCCGGGAGTAGTGGCGAGCGAAACTGGATGAGGCCAAACCGTATGCGTGTGATACCCGGCAGGGGTTGCGCATGCGGGGTTGTGGGATCTCTCTTTCACGGTCTGCCGGCTGTGAGACGAGTCAGAAACCGTTGATGTAGGCGAAGGACATGCGAAAGGTCCGGCGTAGAGGGTAAGACCCCCGTAGCTGAAACATTAACGGCTCGTTTGAGAGACACCCAAGTAGCACGGGGCCCGAGAAATCCCGTGTGAATCTGGCGGGACCACCCGCTAAGCCTAAATATTCCCTGGTGACCGATAGCGGATAGTACCGTGAGGGAATGGTGAAAAGTACCGCGGGAGCGGAGTGAAATAGTACCTGAAACCGTGTGCCTACAAGCCGTGGGAGCGTCGCTGTATGTGCTTGCACATGCAGTCGTGACTGCGTGCCTTTTGAAGAATGAGCCTGCGAGTTTGCGGTGTGTTGCGAGGTTAACCCGTGTGGGGAAGCCGTAGCGAAAGCGAGTCCGAATAGGGCGTTTCAGTAGCACGCTCAAGACCCGAAGCGGAGTGATCTAGCCATGGGCAGGTTGAAGCGGAGGTAAGACTTCGTGGAGGACCGAACCCACCAGGGTTGAAAACCTGGGGGATGACCTGTGGTTAGGGGTGAAAGGCCAATCAAACTCCGTGATAGCTGGTTCTCCCCGAAATGCATTTAGGTGCAGCGTCGTGTGTTTCTTGCCGGAGGTAGAGCACTGGATAGGCGATGGGCCCTACCGGGTTACTGACCTTAGCCAAACTCCGAATGCCGGTAAGTGAGAGCACGGCAGTGAGACTGTGGGGGATAAGCTCCATGGTCGAGAGGGAAACAGCCCAGAGCATCGACTAAGGCCCCTAAGCGTACGCTAAGTGGGAAAGGATGTGGAGTCGCAGAGACAACCAGGAGGTTGGCTTAGAAGCAGCCACCCTTGAAAGAGTGCGTAATAGCTCACTGGTCAAGTGATTCCGCGCCGACAATGTAGCGGGGCTCAAGCGTACCGCCGAAGTCGTGTCATTCATACATTAAGGGCTAACGCCTGTGTGGATGGGTAGGGGAGCGTCGTGTGCCGGGTGAAGCAGCCGCGGAAGCGAGTTGTGGACGGTTCACGAGTGAGAATGCAGGCATGAGTAGCGATACACACGTGAGAAACGTGTGCGCCGATTGACTAAGGGTTCCTGGGTCAAGCTGATCTGCCCAGGGTAAGTCGGGACCTAAGGCGAGGCCGACAGGCGTAGTCGATGGACAACCGGTTGATATTCCGGTACCCGCTTTGAAACGCCCAATACTGAATCAGGCGATGCTAAGTCCGTGAAGCCGGCCCGATCTCTTCGGAGTTGAGGGTAGTGGTGGAGCCGACGAACCAGACTTGTACTAGGTAAGCGATGGGGTGACGCAGGAAGGTAGTCCAGCCCGGGCGGTGGTAGTCCCGGGGTAAGGGTGTAGGCCGTGTGGTAGGTAAATCCGTCACACGTTAAGGCTGAGACCTGATGCCGAGCCGATTGTGGTGAAGTGGATGATCCTATGCTGTCGAGAAAAGCCTCTAGCGAGTTTCATGGCGGCCCGTACCCTAAACCGACTCAGGTGGTCAGGTAGAGAATACCGAGGCGTTCGGGTGAACTATGGTTAAGGAACTCGGCAAAATGCCCCCGTAACTTCGGGAGAAGGGGGGCCATCACTGGTGATCCGATTTACTCGGTGAGCTGGGGGTGGCCGCAGAGACCAGCGAGAAGCGACTGTTTACTAAAAACACAGGTCCGTGCGAAGCCGTAAGGCGATGTATACGGACTGACGCCTGCCCGGTGCTGGAACGTTAAGGGGACCGGTTAGCTGACTTTCGGGTCGGCGAAGCTGAGAACTTAAGCGCCAGTAAACGGCGGTGGTAACTATAACCATCCTAAGGTAGCGAAATTCCTTGTCGGGTAAGTTCCGACCTGCACGAATGGCGTAACGACTTCTCGACTGTCTCAACCATAGGCCCGGTGAAATTGCACTACGAGTAAAGATGCTCGTTTCGCGCAGCAGGACGGAAAGACCCCGGGACCTTTACTACAGTTTGATATTGGTGTTCGGTTCGGCTTGTGTAGGATAGGTGGGAGACTTTGAAGCAGCCACGCCAGTGGTTGTGGAGTCGCCGTTGAAATACCACTCTGGTCGTGCTGGATGTCTAACCTGGGTCCGTGATCCGGATCAGGGACAGTGTCTGATGGGTAGTTTAACTGGGGCGGTTGCCTCCTAAAGAGTAACGGAGGCGCCCAAAGGTTCCCTCAGCCTGGTTGGCAATCAGGTGTTGAGTGTAAGTGCACAAGGGAGCTTGACTGTGAGACCGACGGGTCGAGCAGGGACGAAAGTCGGGACTAGTGATCCGGCAGTGGCTTGTGGAAGCGCTGTCGCTCAACGGATAAAAGGTACCCCGGGGATAACAGGCTGATCTTCCCCAAGAGTCCATATCGACGGGATGGTTTGGCACCTCGATGTCGGCTCGTCGCATCCTGGGGCTGGAGTCGGTCCCAAGGGTTGGGCTGTTCGCCCATTAAAGCGGTACGCGAGCTGGGTTTAGAACGTCGTGAGACAGTTCGGTCCCTATCCGCTGTGCGCGTAGGAATATTGAGAAGGGCTGTCCCTAGTACGAGAGGACCGGGACGGACGAACCTCTGGTGTGCCAGTTGTCCTGCCAAGGGCATGGCTGGTTGGCTACGTTCGGAAAGGATAACCGCTGAAAGCATCTAAGCGGGAAGCCTGCTTCGAGATGAGTATTCCCACCAACTTGATTGGTTAAGGCTCCCAGTAGACGACTGGGTTGATAGGCCAGATGTGGAAGCCCGGTAACGGGTGGAGCTGACTGGTACTAATAGGCCGAGGGCTTGTCCTCAGTTGCTCGCGTCCACTGTGTTAGTTCTGAAATAACGAACGGCCGTGTTGTGTTCCGGTGTTGGTTAATTTCATAGTGTTTCGGTGGTCATTGCGTTAGGGAAACGCCCGGTTACATTCCGAACCCGGAAGCTAAGCCTTTCAGCGCCGATGGTACTGCAGGGGGGACCCTGTGGGAGAGTAGGACGCCGCCGAACTCCTTTTACGGGAAAGCCCCGTGCCCTTGTGGCACGGGGCTTTTCTGCGTTCTGAGCGTCTAGGCTCGAACCATGCGCTACGAACTGGTCATCTTCGACAACGACGGTGTGCTCGTGGACAGCGAGCCGATCTCCAACACCATCCTGGCCGAGTACCTCACGGAGCTCGGTCACCCCACCTCGTACCAGGAGTGTCTTCGCGACTACATGGGGGCTGCCGTGCACCGGGTGCACGATCTCGTCGAGGAGAGGACCGGGGAGAAGCTGCCCGCGGACTTCGACGAGACGCTTCACTCGCGGGTCTTCGCTGCGTTCCAGCAGGAGCTGGAGCCGGTGGCGGGTGTCGACGATGTGCTGGGGAAGCTTGTCGCCGACGGTGTCTCCTACTGCGTCGCGTCCTCCAGCAGCCATGAGCGGATCAGGGTCGGGCATCGCAAGACCGGGCTCGACCAGTGGTTCGAGGAGGAGTGGATCTTCAGCGCGGAGGATGTGGGGGAGGGAAAGCCGGCGCCCGATCTGTTCCTGCGCGCCGCCGAGCGGATGGGCGTACCTCCCGAGCGGTGCG
This region includes:
- a CDS encoding HAD family hydrolase, which codes for MRYELVIFDNDGVLVDSEPISNTILAEYLTELGHPTSYQECLRDYMGAAVHRVHDLVEERTGEKLPADFDETLHSRVFAAFQQELEPVAGVDDVLGKLVADGVSYCVASSSSHERIRVGHRKTGLDQWFEEEWIFSAEDVGEGKPAPDLFLRAAERMGVPPERCVVIEDSPLGVEAARAAGMDVYGFTSMMPADRLAGVTGRFSDMSQLREMLA